In Dyadobacter sp. NIV53, a single window of DNA contains:
- a CDS encoding DUF4160 domain-containing protein: MPTILLINGFRFFFYLNEHEPIHIHVSKGDSEARIVLIPAIDVSYCRGFKKNELRTIIEIIIDNYEKIIEKWHETFDK, from the coding sequence ATGCCGACTATATTACTTATAAATGGATTTCGTTTTTTCTTTTATTTAAACGAGCACGAACCAATTCACATTCATGTATCCAAAGGCGATAGCGAAGCAAGGATAGTTTTAATTCCTGCCATTGATGTTTCTTACTGCAGAGGATTTAAGAAAAACGAATTGCGAACCATCATTGAAATAATTATTGACAATTATGAAAAAATCATCGAAAAGTGGCATGAAACCTTTGATAAGTAA